TAAAAGTCAGTAGATAAATTTCAGTCAGCACGCCAGCAATTTCGCATATTATTTTAGGCCTATTCCCTAATAATTGAGGCTAGTAGTTAACAAAACTCCATTTAAGAAAGCTTCATAACTGAAGGAATTCTTTACAATTATTTATTACTGGTTATAACAATGGAATATTCATGGTGTATTGATTTATAAGGTTAGACTTAGTAGAGTAACGCTCGGTAGTAACCATAACCGTCGAATGGGGTAAAACGCCAACTTATACGCTCCCGTGTCCAATTATTGGTTTTTTGATGAAAGCAATTGGTATTAACGGACTGCACAAAACTGGCAATTAGGAAGCATCGGAAAGCCAAACCGAGATATAATTCAACTTTTATCTTGATAAGTGACCCACTTATTGCAGCACACTATTGGAAAGTCAAATAAAAATCGAATGATCTGATTCTTGTTTGTAGTCATCTTATGGAAAAAACGTTTATTCAAAAAGCAAAAACAGCATTATTCTGGACTGCAACCGCAAGATTCGGAGCACAGCTATTTTCTTGGGCATCAACCTTTTTAGTTATCCGGTATATCAACCCAACCGCTTACGGTATCATTAGTCTAGCAGAAATCTCTTTTTCTCTGTTTGTTCTAATTAGCAGCACAGGGCTAGCTGAAAGCCTTATTCAGGCAAAAGAACTATCAAAAAATCAAATTCGTAATCTGTTAGGATTTTATATCGTTGCCTGTGCAGCAATTTTTTTAGTCCACCTTGCCATCGCTCGACCACTAGCAGAATACTTTTCTGAACCAGCACTTTTTCAAGTACTTATCGTTTTATCCTTTACATTTTTGCTCATACCCTGGATTGCCTTACCATCAGCCTTACTATCGAGAGAAATGGATTTTAAAAAGAAGTCCATTGCCGATTTAATCGCATCAGTGCTATCAGCAATTATTGCCCTGACCCTAGCTATTAATAACTTCCAACATTGGGCACTAGTAGCTTCTATGATTTTTATGTTTGTTTACCAGTCAATAAGCTATTGTATAGTTGCAAAGTTTTTTATAGTGCCCAGCTTCAAATTTTCTGAAATAAAACATTTTCTAGCTTTTGGCGGCATTATCACTCTAACCTCAGTCATTTGGTCACTTTACACTAAAGTTGACATCCTGATTGCGGGTCGATTTTTAACAACTGAGCAAATTGGCATATTTGCTGTAGCTGCCAGCCTTTCAATGCTACCCATGACCAAGCTGATTCCGATTATCGGCCAGGTCGCATTCCCTTTTTACTCCAAAAAACAACAAAATCCAGATGAGATTAAATACTATTTTTTAAAAAGCCAACGTTTAGGGGGGATTATCTCTTTTCCTATTTTCTTTGGGATGGCCGCTACTGGGTTTTATGCATTACCCCTTATTCTAGGAGATCACTGGACAGACTCAGCTATTCCCTTCACTCTGCTTTGTCTGGTAGTACCGCTGAGATTCTCACTGAACCTCTTCTCTCCGGCAACTAAAGGCATTGGCAAGCCAAAAGTGAATCTGGCTAATACACTCATTATGATAACAAGCTTAGCCATAACCATCCTTCTATTTGTTGAGCAAGGCGTTATAGGCTTAGTATTAGCCTGGATAGTGGTAACACCAATCCAATTTTTGCTGTGCACTAATATTTCATGTAAAGCCCTCAACATTCGGTTTAGCGAGTTTTTACAGAACTTATTTCCAGGTTTTTTATCCAGCACTCTGATGGCCTCTGTGGTTGCATTATTGTATTTCAAAACAGTGGGAACACTGTCCGATTTACAGATATTTTTACTTGCTATAGTCACTGGCATGTTGACTTATTCAGCATTATTATTGCTATTTTTTAAAGGAATAATCAGGGAACTACTGTCTTTTATAAAAAACTAACTAAGTCTGTTATTTGAATTAGTTAAAAGTAGCAGTGAATCGTTAGTGTTAATGCAACTACAGTAGTGAAAAAGAATTCAAATATGAATAAAGCACTTTCTACTTATCTTGATCTATGCCGGTTTTTGGCTGCATTAATTGTCTTACTAGCCCATATTGCAATGTGGGGTTTAGTTTCTCCAGAAATAGGCCAGTACCTTCCAGAATCAGGTAGGGATGCTGTTGTATTATTTTTTATTCTTTCTGGCTTTGTTATCACCTATACAGTTAACCAAAAACAATCCTCTGTTAAACAGTATTTAATTGACAGAGCAACTCGGATTTACTCAGTAGCAATCCCCGTATTACTATTAACAGTCATCATTGATCTCATTGGTCTACAGTTCAACCCTGATAAATACCAAGGTCTTTATCAATATCAAAAGCTTTATATTTATATACCTTTACATTTTGGCTTTTTCGGCGAAATCTGGACTATTTCTGAACAACCTTTCACCGTCATCCCCTATTGGTCCTTAGGTTATGAAGTTTGGTATTACATCCTATTTGTTCCTTTATATTTCTTCACTGGTTGGAAAAGAGTAGGCTTTTTCACCATTTTATTCCTTTTTGTAGGCTATAAATTATGGTTACTTTACCCTATCTGGCTACTTGGAGTATGGTTGTTTAAAAATATTCATCGTTGGAAGCTAAGTTACCTGCAGTCTGCGATATTATTCTGGTCACCAATTTTTATTTACTTTATATATAAAACTTTGCTATGGGATAAATATCTATTCAGTTTAGCAGATCAAATTTGGGTCTTTGAACAATTACCCCTGGGAAGTGCCAGAAAATTTATTTCCGACTATTTTGTTGCTGTTTTAGCAGTTATTCATTTATATGCAGCCAAGCATTATATAATATCAATTAGAGAGGATATCACTAAAGTAATTCGCTACCTTGCATCTTTCACTTTTACCTTATATCTTGTTCATGCACCAACCATTAAAACACTAGAGTACCACTTCAACTATAACAAAAATTCTTTAGTTTCATTTGTTTTTATCATTTCACTAGTCGCAATAGTCACTTTCATTATAGGAAGCATGACCGAGCGCAAAAAATATTTATATAAACCTATGATTACCGTTATTTTTCACATATTAGATAATTGGGCAAAAAAAATCATACGAAAGGATAGTACAAAAAATAAGTTTCCTGTCTGACCTCATAGTTAAAATAACCTTAGTGCGAAGCTTTTTAAGCAAAACCACCTAGTGCTGAAACGCTATAAGTTTGTAATTAATAAGTTATTGAGATAAAAAGTCATGGTTATGAAACCTAAGAATAACTCGCGACTGGTATAAACCAAAGTAAATAGACAGTTCCCAAAGTTTACCACACTAAATGGTAAACTATTTTAAAATATCTTCTTCAGTATTAACTTTATAGCTACCCAAAGATGAACCATTTTTCTCTACAACAGCCTTGAGGAAAATCTCAAGCTTGGAAAACTGTTCAGACCTTTTAAATTTATTACGATTACTCTCGTTGAGTTTTAATGGAATACCACGTTGTTTTTCCTGATATTTTTGTAGTAAAAAATGGCCTATTTCATCTGGGTCACATGATACACAGCCAAAATCATTATATCGAATAATATCTGCAGCTTCGCCAGTGGTACTTCCCACAGACAAAATCGGCTTACCTGCACCAATATATTCAAATAGTTTACCAGCGATTACACTATCTTCTCGAGGGTCATTCCAACGTAGTAGCAGCAAGACATCAACCTGCTGCTGAACTTTATGTAACTCTTTTTGTGAGATATAGGTGTTAAATTCTATTACATCTTCAAGCTGATACTTTTCAACTAGTTGTTTCTGATCTGTGTTAAAGTCCCCCAAACCACTTTCAGTATAGAAGATCACTTTAAAGTAATTAGCTTTATCGCCTAACTGTCCAAGTGCTTCAAATAAAACAGAGGGATCTCGTTTTTGTCCATAGAGATGGCCTGCATATAGAATCGTAACCTTATCGCCTCCCAATAAAGCATTATTGCTATCAGGCTTTTCATCATGCAAGCAAAAGTCCTCAGGATCAAAGCCATTCATCACACAGGTAACAGGTTTATTTCTTTTCTCCCTTAAAAGGTCAGTCCAACTCTCGGTAACGGTCACTAGTCCTTTGCAATTACTGAGCATATAACGCTCAAGTAATACATCAAGCCTTCTGCGCAAATAACCACTATCGTAATAACCATGGTCTGACCACAAATCGCGGTAATCTGCGACCCAAGGTACATTGCTTAAACGAGCGAGGCGAGATCCAACTAATAAGGTAGTAAAGGGTGGTGCAGTTGCAAAAATAATATCAGGACGCCAGTGTTCAAAAAGCGTTCGTCCAGCCTTGATTGCGTGAAAATACCAG
This genomic interval from Spartinivicinus ruber contains the following:
- a CDS encoding lipopolysaccharide biosynthesis protein, with product MEKTFIQKAKTALFWTATARFGAQLFSWASTFLVIRYINPTAYGIISLAEISFSLFVLISSTGLAESLIQAKELSKNQIRNLLGFYIVACAAIFLVHLAIARPLAEYFSEPALFQVLIVLSFTFLLIPWIALPSALLSREMDFKKKSIADLIASVLSAIIALTLAINNFQHWALVASMIFMFVYQSISYCIVAKFFIVPSFKFSEIKHFLAFGGIITLTSVIWSLYTKVDILIAGRFLTTEQIGIFAVAASLSMLPMTKLIPIIGQVAFPFYSKKQQNPDEIKYYFLKSQRLGGIISFPIFFGMAATGFYALPLILGDHWTDSAIPFTLLCLVVPLRFSLNLFSPATKGIGKPKVNLANTLIMITSLAITILLFVEQGVIGLVLAWIVVTPIQFLLCTNISCKALNIRFSEFLQNLFPGFLSSTLMASVVALLYFKTVGTLSDLQIFLLAIVTGMLTYSALLLLFFKGIIRELLSFIKN
- a CDS encoding acyltransferase family protein, giving the protein MNKALSTYLDLCRFLAALIVLLAHIAMWGLVSPEIGQYLPESGRDAVVLFFILSGFVITYTVNQKQSSVKQYLIDRATRIYSVAIPVLLLTVIIDLIGLQFNPDKYQGLYQYQKLYIYIPLHFGFFGEIWTISEQPFTVIPYWSLGYEVWYYILFVPLYFFTGWKRVGFFTILFLFVGYKLWLLYPIWLLGVWLFKNIHRWKLSYLQSAILFWSPIFIYFIYKTLLWDKYLFSLADQIWVFEQLPLGSARKFISDYFVAVLAVIHLYAAKHYIISIREDITKVIRYLASFTFTLYLVHAPTIKTLEYHFNYNKNSLVSFVFIISLVAIVTFIIGSMTERKKYLYKPMITVIFHILDNWAKKIIRKDSTKNKFPV
- a CDS encoding glycosyltransferase family 4 protein, with the protein product MKILITAGYFPPYCPASASRVNKFAKYLVDQGYDVRVLSPKDPRFPETLKAEITQDRVLYTEYTDINDIPVRLKKLLRSVFCRSNQVAEATKQEQPVSDTKLVKTNKESLLSRLYRSMMNIPDNSVGWYFHAIKAGRTLFEHWRPDIIFATAPPFTTLLVGSRLARLSNVPWVADYRDLWSDHGYYDSGYLRRRLDVLLERYMLSNCKGLVTVTESWTDLLREKRNKPVTCVMNGFDPEDFCLHDEKPDSNNALLGGDKVTILYAGHLYGQKRDPSVLFEALGQLGDKANYFKVIFYTESGLGDFNTDQKQLVEKYQLEDVIEFNTYISQKELHKVQQQVDVLLLLRWNDPREDSVIAGKLFEYIGAGKPILSVGSTTGEAADIIRYNDFGCVSCDPDEIGHFLLQKYQEKQRGIPLKLNESNRNKFKRSEQFSKLEIFLKAVVEKNGSSLGSYKVNTEEDILK